Proteins encoded in a region of the Cydia pomonella isolate Wapato2018A chromosome 3, ilCydPomo1, whole genome shotgun sequence genome:
- the LOC133516380 gene encoding KRAB-A domain-containing protein 2-like — protein sequence MADVLASEYALSKSSEHSNYNEVKESYLKQVKMYYANRKLPVMSPFTREVVDRIKKLLKERQFLMSVGRPSEHVKYKVAHKYEVIEQNGEDILICKRLLPDDPIVQIVPAEDCFDILVDAHLETNHGGKEKMLRAIKKGKYVVPKTSIDFLLVVCKVCNLNGRTKRRADERIPQIFNSRGQVSLVDMTEEPDNQFKHILCYIDRFTSFMLLRPLMTDTVQETAMELLKIFFDFGPPDKLETYNRPFFNQVMSIINTAHSKFNINLVLPVKIPVITPVDVKGMLRKWQTETGSSNWAMGCYMVQWNNNSEMNINKLAPYFSVFKRSFVGKGKEDKRQGNEKPWENRLNTKSATVSAPSLTSRDDNSQSSSSTILDGDSVEVLIVHQENGFSENDEDCLITITEAPNESESTLPLTTVSFSNKQRNYIPNILKKKHLEDSSHNNVFNVNEPLLVLSPFKNIANAKNNNRILKEQKQDESKNSSKPSNKRCHVCKTRIKKAYICTKCNRNVHLFCSDRLLQPYISSDVLSVICTSCTLTKRNEKTKRKYDEIDNDKSNIITIKD from the coding sequence ATGGCGGACGTTCTAGCATCAGAATATGCGCTATCAAAATCCAGTGAACATTCCAACTACAACGAAGTTAAAGAAAGTTACTTGAAACAAGTAAAAATGTATTACGCGAACAGAAAGTTACCTGTAATGTCACCATTTACACGGGAAGTCGTGGATAGAATAAAAAAGCTTCTAAAAGAGAGGCAGTTTTTGATGTCAGTAGGACGTCCTTCGGAGCATGTGAAGTATAAAGTTGCACACAAATACGAAGTTATCGAACAAAATGGTGAAGacatattaatttgtaaaagaTTACTGCCGGATGATCCTATCGTTCAAATCGTACCAGCGGAAgactgttttgacattttggtCGATGCTCATTTAGAGACTAATCACGGGGGTAAAGAGAAAATGTTGAGGGCAATAAAAAAAGGCAAATACGTCGTGCCAAAGACAAGCATCGATTTTTTATTAGTCGTTTGTAAAGTTTGCAACCTCAACGGTAGAACAAAGCGACGAGCTGATGAAAGGATTCCTCAAATATTTAATTCTAGAGGGCAAGTAAGTTTAGTAGACATGACTGAAGAGCCAGATAATCAATTTAAACATATTCTGTGTTATATAGACCGGTTCACAAGTTTCATGCTTTTACGACCACTCATGACGGACACTGTACAAGAGACGGCCATGGAATTATTGAAGATATTCTTTGATTTTGGGCCACCAGATAAACTAGAGACGTACAATAGACCCTTCTTTAACCAAGTAATGAGCATAATAAACACTGCACacagtaaatttaatattaatctgGTGTTGCCAGTGAAAATACCAGTTATTACTCCGGTAGATGTAAAAGGAATGCTTCGAAAATGGCAAACTGAGACTGGTAGTAGCAATTGGGCTATGGGATGTTATATGGTTCAATGGAATAATAACTCTGAAATGAATATCAATAAACTAGCGCCATATTTCTCTGTATTTAAACGTTCGTTTGTTGGAAAAGGTAAAGAAGATAAACGACAAGGAAACGAGAAGCCTTGGGAAAATAGGTTAAATACCAAAAGCGCTACTGTCTCTGCTCCTAGTCTAACCTCTAGAGATGATAATAGTCAATCAAGTTCTTCCACAATACTAGATGGTGATAGTGTAGAAGTGTTAATTGTGCATCAAGAGAATGGCTTCAGCGAAAATGATGAAGATTGTTTGATAACGATAACCGAGGCCCCTAATGAATCTGAATCAACACTACCTTTAACAACTGTATCCTTTTCGAATAAACAAcgtaattatatacctaatatacttaaaaagaaGCATCTGGAAGACAGTAGTCATAACAACGTGTTTAATGTGAATGAGCCGCTGCTTGTTTTATcgccatttaaaaatattgcaaatgcaaaaaataataatcgtaTTTTAAAAGAGCAGAAGCAAGATGAAAGCAAAAATTCGTCAAAACCTTCGAACAAAAGGTGCCATGTTTGTAAAActagaataaagaaagcctacATATGTACTAAATGTAATAGAAATGTGCATTTATTCTGTTCTGATAGATTATTACAACCTTACATATCCTCAGACGTTTTAAGTGTAATATGTACCTCCTGTACGCTCACAAAGAGGAATGAAAAGACGAAACGCAAATACGACGAGATTGATAACGATAAATCTaatattataacaattaaaGATTGA